In Pelosinus sp. UFO1, one genomic interval encodes:
- a CDS encoding CAP domain-containing protein — MKKSIHSALLGVLGTSMGMYMMVVPLTTVYASEQQVPFTYNSIGKNDLQSLLNKINPNTKIKNEIQDPVAVVKTSADKLGFNAKVDSFNLASKTEASAIVKVIHNSTNYNVTLKNSLQDHSQWIITSVNKLNDTSKTTPTKDSGTASNGSSSAGSTTGSTTGSTTGSTTGSTTGSTTGSTTGSTTGSTTGSTTGSTTGSTTGSTTGSTTGSTTGSTTGSTTGSATGSTTGSTTGSTTNAGSSNTASAEQQAVDLLNADRRANGLSNLQVDARLTAVALNHAQDMINRNFFSHNNPDGETPFDRMKKAGISYSTAGENIAKNQSVQAAEVAFMNSSGHRANILNSSYTTVGIGVAYDKTGNVYVVQDFIKP; from the coding sequence ATGAAGAAATCGATTCATAGCGCTCTACTAGGAGTACTAGGTACATCCATGGGAATGTACATGATGGTTGTGCCACTTACAACCGTTTATGCAAGTGAGCAACAAGTACCTTTTACGTATAACAGTATTGGAAAAAATGATCTTCAAAGCCTGTTAAACAAAATCAACCCTAATACAAAAATTAAAAATGAAATTCAAGATCCAGTAGCAGTAGTTAAGACATCAGCTGATAAACTAGGATTCAATGCAAAGGTCGATAGTTTTAACTTAGCAAGTAAAACGGAAGCATCAGCTATTGTTAAAGTCATCCATAATAGCACTAATTACAATGTTACCCTTAAAAACTCTCTTCAAGATCATAGTCAATGGATTATTACTTCAGTTAATAAACTGAATGATACAAGCAAAACTACTCCAACCAAAGATTCCGGCACTGCAAGTAATGGAAGTTCCTCTGCAGGATCTACTACAGGATCTACTACAGGATCTACTACAGGATCTACTACAGGATCTACCACAGGATCTACTACAGGATCTACCACAGGATCTACCACAGGATCTACTACAGGATCTACCACAGGATCTACTACAGGATCTACCACAGGATCTACTACAGGATCTACTACAGGATCTACCACAGGATCTACTACAGGATCTACCACAGGATCTGCTACAGGATCTACCACAGGATCTACTACAGGATCTACTACAAACGCTGGTTCAAGTAATACGGCAAGTGCCGAACAACAAGCTGTTGATTTGCTAAATGCGGACCGTCGTGCTAACGGTCTATCTAATTTACAGGTAGATGCGCGTTTGACCGCTGTTGCCTTAAACCACGCACAAGATATGATTAATCGTAATTTTTTCTCTCATAACAATCCAGATGGAGAAACCCCTTTCGACCGAATGAAGAAGGCTGGTATATCTTATAGCACCGCCGGTGAGAACATTGCAAAAAACCAAAGTGTTCAAGCTGCTGAAGTAGCCTTTATGAACAGTTCTGGGCATCGCGCTAATATTTTAAATTCAAGTTATACTACTGTAGGAATTGGTGTCGCATACGACAAAACTGGTAATGTTTATGTAGTACAAGATTTTATTAAACCGTAG
- a CDS encoding AraC family transcriptional regulator, translating to MEKFIYKKTSDITVLSASFTDFTYKKHCHKEYAFGVTLRGIQQYNLDGSLHSSYKNGVMLFYPEQTHDGRAHDKTGIDYVMLYIDPMLFLQILQKKDIVRFSSPIVYNQALEKSILHLSSAILSEQDEALCSELLLSLVDNFTLTNICTTYYKKDNTLIKKAKEMIYYKLENVLKLDEICKELAMSKFQFIRLFKANTGISPYQYFLFCKVNRAKQLLEKNKDIYSAIAECGFVDLSHLNKHFKRVYGITAFEYKSHLN from the coding sequence GTGGAGAAATTCATTTATAAAAAAACATCAGATATTACTGTGTTATCAGCTAGTTTTACTGACTTCACATATAAAAAGCATTGTCATAAGGAATACGCGTTTGGTGTAACTCTGCGCGGCATTCAACAGTACAATCTAGATGGCAGTTTACATTCATCATATAAAAATGGGGTTATGCTTTTTTATCCTGAACAGACACATGATGGTAGGGCACATGATAAGACGGGTATTGACTATGTTATGTTATATATTGATCCTATGTTATTTTTGCAGATACTTCAAAAAAAGGATATAGTTCGATTTTCTTCCCCAATTGTATATAATCAAGCACTTGAGAAAAGTATTTTACATCTTTCAAGCGCAATTCTAAGTGAACAAGATGAAGCCTTGTGCAGTGAGTTGCTCCTATCCCTCGTAGATAACTTTACTCTCACTAATATTTGTACAACGTATTACAAAAAAGATAATACGCTAATAAAAAAAGCAAAGGAAATGATTTATTATAAATTAGAAAATGTACTAAAGCTTGATGAAATATGCAAAGAGCTTGCTATGTCAAAGTTTCAATTTATTAGGTTATTTAAAGCGAATACTGGAATTTCACCCTATCAATATTTTCTGTTTTGCAAGGTAAATCGTGCAAAACAGTTACTAGAAAAAAATAAAGATATTTACTCGGCTATAGCAGAATGTGGTTTTGTTGATTTATCCCATTTAAATAAGCACTTTAAAAGAGTTTATGGAATAACAGCGTTTGAATATAAATCACATTTAAATTAA
- a CDS encoding LysE family translocator yields the protein MNITSLLIYCVIITFTPGPTNIVILSTVHNLGIKKAMEYAYGATIAFGSLLAISAILNSVLVTVIPKILIIMQIIGSLYILYLAYQIYIMDTSKSTAKQVATFKSGFFMQFVNPKVVLFTMTVIPSFVMPYYTAPDMLALYVAIISGIGFLAFVTWVLFGAIFKKYLQKYQKPVNISMSLFLVYSAVMVSGLVEMLRR from the coding sequence ATGAATATTACATCTTTGTTAATATACTGCGTTATAATAACATTTACACCTGGACCTACAAATATTGTTATATTATCTACGGTGCATAATTTAGGAATAAAAAAAGCGATGGAATACGCATATGGTGCAACAATTGCTTTTGGTTCATTACTTGCTATATCCGCTATATTAAATAGCGTGCTTGTGACGGTAATACCAAAAATTTTGATTATAATGCAGATAATCGGAAGCCTCTATATTTTGTATTTGGCTTATCAGATATATATAATGGATACATCGAAGTCAACTGCAAAACAGGTTGCTACCTTTAAGTCAGGTTTTTTTATGCAGTTTGTAAATCCCAAGGTCGTGTTGTTTACTATGACGGTAATTCCAAGCTTTGTTATGCCATATTATACAGCACCAGATATGTTAGCATTGTATGTGGCAATTATTAGCGGTATTGGCTTTTTAGCCTTTGTCACTTGGGTGCTTTTCGGGGCGATTTTCAAGAAATACCTGCAGAAATATCAAAAGCCAGTTAATATAAGTATGTCACTTTTTCTAGTCTATTCTGCTGTAATGGTTTCGGGACTAGTGGAGATGCTTAGGAGGTGA
- a CDS encoding histidine phosphatase family protein yields the protein MRLYIIRHADPDYPNGTITADGHLEAKALGKRLASYKLDKLYTSPMGRALHTMQYTADLLQKEATVLPWTQELEEWRCTEAPWEGMAAWDVPGEVIFDKEPGPTYSDWHTLPDYQKLKLEETFAQLVSESDTFLKEQGYERQGFKYRCLKSSEEKVAVFCHNGFALTWLAHLLRIPLSVMWAGFWLPPSSVTTILFDQRSDEWALPRCIGLADTSHLYEAGLEIKPRGIKANYY from the coding sequence ATGAGGCTATATATTATTCGACATGCTGATCCAGATTATCCAAACGGTACAATTACAGCAGACGGGCATTTGGAAGCCAAGGCACTAGGCAAACGACTGGCGTCCTACAAGCTAGATAAGCTATACACTTCACCGATGGGACGTGCGTTACATACAATGCAATATACTGCTGATTTATTACAAAAGGAAGCAACTGTTTTGCCTTGGACGCAGGAGTTGGAAGAATGGCGTTGTACCGAGGCACCATGGGAAGGGATGGCAGCTTGGGATGTGCCTGGCGAAGTAATATTTGACAAAGAGCCCGGACCAACCTATTCCGACTGGCATACCTTGCCTGATTATCAAAAACTGAAGTTGGAAGAAACATTTGCGCAATTAGTTAGTGAATCTGATACGTTTCTGAAAGAACAAGGGTATGAGCGACAGGGCTTTAAATACCGATGCCTTAAGTCCAGTGAAGAGAAAGTTGCTGTCTTCTGTCATAATGGGTTTGCCCTAACCTGGTTGGCCCATTTGCTACGTATCCCTTTAAGTGTAATGTGGGCTGGATTTTGGCTGCCGCCTAGTTCGGTTACCACTATTTTGTTTGACCAGCGGTCAGATGAATGGGCACTACCGCGTTGTATTGGACTAGCTGATACTTCCCACTTGTATGAAGCCGGGCTAGAAATCAAACCGCGGGGAATTAAGGCTAATTATTATTAA
- a CDS encoding MFS transporter: protein MNLFKNVPKTIWLIALGHLVADLSPGALYVALPFLKAKFALSYAEVSAIVLTQNLASSVSQPLFGYISDQKHRLWLMPVGCMITGIFMAASLLVPNYLLVMVCTAISGLGNSAFHPEAAKTVNFIGGREKGKAVSIFSLGGYAGVALGSMLLAVLLLGGQSPLILIYTLPSILIGVALFYEINKIPCPEVKGKGSLGTLKDCVNWPLFALLGMILTRATVTSGISTFVPLYYVSHLGGSEIYASSLLTVYLAAGAVGTMFGGILSDRYGSKLVMMYSILPIALLMYWFLSANGILIFVILALIGILLSATATSSLVLTQRMMPQNVGLASGFTLGFSVGLGTMGVLGLGWAADHWGITLVFDILVLLPIIGFILTMFIREPQHHLEVKKARMDTSNS from the coding sequence TTGAATCTATTTAAGAATGTTCCCAAAACAATTTGGCTTATCGCACTTGGTCATTTGGTTGCCGATTTATCGCCGGGAGCACTTTATGTAGCGCTACCCTTCTTGAAAGCCAAATTTGCTTTGTCTTATGCCGAAGTAAGTGCTATTGTATTGACACAAAATTTAGCATCCTCGGTCAGTCAACCCTTGTTTGGATATATAAGCGATCAAAAGCACCGTCTTTGGCTAATGCCTGTAGGCTGTATGATTACGGGGATATTTATGGCTGCTTCTTTACTAGTTCCTAATTATCTTTTAGTTATGGTGTGTACGGCGATCAGTGGTTTAGGGAATTCAGCCTTTCATCCTGAAGCTGCGAAAACCGTAAATTTTATTGGTGGGCGCGAAAAAGGTAAAGCAGTTAGCATTTTTTCCTTAGGCGGTTATGCTGGTGTGGCATTGGGATCTATGCTTCTGGCGGTGTTGCTATTAGGAGGGCAAAGTCCTCTAATTCTTATTTATACGCTGCCGAGCATTTTAATTGGTGTTGCCTTATTTTATGAAATTAATAAAATACCATGTCCCGAAGTCAAAGGGAAAGGAAGTTTGGGAACACTTAAAGATTGTGTTAACTGGCCACTATTTGCTTTGCTGGGGATGATTCTGACCCGTGCCACTGTTACATCAGGGATTAGTACATTTGTACCTTTATACTATGTTTCCCATTTAGGAGGAAGTGAGATCTATGCAAGTTCTCTGCTTACTGTATATTTAGCGGCAGGTGCGGTAGGGACTATGTTCGGAGGTATATTGAGTGACAGATATGGCAGTAAGTTAGTTATGATGTATTCCATCCTGCCCATTGCTTTATTAATGTACTGGTTTTTATCGGCTAACGGCATATTGATTTTTGTTATTTTAGCTCTTATAGGTATTTTGTTGTCGGCAACTGCGACCAGTAGTTTAGTACTGACGCAAAGAATGATGCCTCAAAATGTAGGGCTAGCATCCGGTTTTACTCTTGGATTTAGCGTTGGACTAGGTACTATGGGGGTTTTGGGGTTGGGATGGGCTGCAGATCATTGGGGAATTACCTTAGTTTTCGATATACTGGTTTTACTGCCGATAATCGGTTTTATTCTTACGATGTTTATAAGGGAACCTCAGCATCATTTAGAAGTTAAAAAAGCTAGGATGGATACTAGTAATTCATAG
- a CDS encoding glycosyltransferase family 39 protein, with product MQRIGIVLVLVVSLLLHFVNLRQEGMANLYYAAGVKSMLMSWHNFFFVSFDPGGFITIDKPPLGFWLQTLSAKIFGFHGWSIILPQALGGVISVYLIYVLVKRYHGEGAGLIAAIVLALTPIFVAASRNNTIDVLLVMTLLFAVLVFLQAAEELSLKKLLLAFFLIGVGFNIKSLEAFMILPTFYITYLLAQNRRFKTKVLHLLTATLILIASSLLWFVAVDRIPPEDRPYVGSSETNSELELATGYNGLGHFLGYGIKIPGRQGQTRNPVSPRPQDSSPSGVNVPNITTATGSGFSAGNTRQLGGETGLPGPFRLFNHQLGGQISWLLPFALMGIVIALYQFRRQALSEKSRIKLLFWGCWLLPEMVFFSIAQGAHRYYLVMMAPAIAALVGISYITLVNWSTSEGKRRYLLPVAMFVTIGVQASIIVGYNEWRSWMLPLVIGAGFLVVLLWGWQNRIYGQNKYHHTIVVAGIVSLLIAPFAWSITPVLYGSGNAAFPYAGPDLNTQLRQSNVPGSMLNLSGRFNVDTGKLENFLASHRSGEKYVVAVPNANIASPIILDMGQPVITYGGFMGSEKILNAEKLEELVASGQVRYILIGSTNGQQPEIEEWVTVHGILVPDVEWQTKPEHENIAQYGGQNSLQRMPMRLYECHI from the coding sequence TTGCAACGAATAGGAATAGTACTCGTATTAGTAGTATCGCTTCTTCTACATTTTGTTAATTTGCGACAGGAAGGGATGGCCAATCTTTATTATGCTGCAGGGGTTAAAAGCATGCTGATGAGCTGGCATAACTTTTTCTTTGTTTCTTTTGACCCGGGTGGATTTATTACTATCGATAAACCACCTCTTGGATTTTGGTTACAGACGCTAAGTGCGAAGATTTTTGGGTTTCATGGATGGAGTATAATCCTTCCACAAGCATTGGGTGGCGTAATATCTGTATATTTAATATATGTTCTTGTCAAGCGATACCATGGAGAAGGAGCGGGCCTAATAGCAGCAATTGTATTAGCTCTTACTCCAATTTTTGTTGCTGCAAGTCGCAACAATACGATTGATGTACTGTTGGTTATGACACTCTTATTCGCAGTACTCGTGTTTTTACAAGCGGCTGAAGAATTGAGCTTAAAAAAATTATTACTCGCTTTTTTTCTAATTGGGGTTGGCTTTAATATAAAAAGTCTGGAGGCTTTCATGATTTTGCCAACTTTCTATATTACCTATTTACTTGCCCAAAATAGGAGATTTAAAACAAAAGTGCTCCACCTTCTGACTGCTACATTAATTTTGATAGCTAGCTCCTTGCTATGGTTTGTGGCAGTGGATCGTATTCCCCCGGAAGACCGGCCTTATGTTGGTAGTAGCGAAACTAACTCGGAGCTCGAACTTGCCACTGGGTATAATGGTCTTGGACATTTTCTAGGATATGGAATTAAGATACCAGGAAGACAAGGGCAGACACGAAATCCAGTCAGCCCGCGGCCACAGGATAGTTCGCCTTCAGGAGTTAATGTGCCCAACATAACAACTGCTACTGGTTCTGGATTTTCTGCAGGTAATACGAGGCAGCTAGGTGGTGAAACCGGATTACCCGGCCCGTTCAGGCTCTTTAATCATCAATTGGGTGGCCAGATCAGCTGGTTATTACCATTCGCGCTAATGGGGATAGTCATTGCACTCTACCAATTTCGACGACAAGCATTATCTGAAAAAAGTAGAATAAAACTGCTCTTTTGGGGTTGTTGGCTTCTGCCTGAAATGGTCTTCTTCAGTATTGCCCAAGGAGCACATCGATATTATTTGGTTATGATGGCACCTGCGATTGCTGCTTTAGTCGGTATTAGCTATATAACGCTGGTGAATTGGTCTACAAGTGAAGGAAAAAGACGTTATCTTTTACCCGTTGCAATGTTTGTGACTATCGGAGTTCAAGCATCAATTATTGTAGGATATAATGAATGGCGTTCCTGGATGCTGCCATTGGTCATAGGGGCAGGATTTTTAGTGGTTTTACTATGGGGCTGGCAAAACAGAATATACGGGCAAAACAAGTATCATCATACGATTGTTGTTGCAGGGATTGTTAGCCTATTAATTGCGCCATTTGCCTGGTCGATTACACCAGTTTTATATGGTTCGGGAAATGCAGCTTTCCCTTATGCAGGCCCTGATCTGAATACTCAGTTGAGACAATCGAATGTACCGGGAAGCATGCTGAATTTATCAGGCAGGTTTAACGTTGACACGGGTAAGTTAGAGAATTTCCTTGCTTCACATAGAAGTGGGGAAAAATATGTTGTGGCTGTGCCGAATGCGAATATTGCATCACCAATCATACTTGACATGGGGCAACCCGTAATCACTTATGGTGGATTTATGGGCTCAGAAAAGATATTGAATGCGGAAAAACTTGAAGAGTTGGTTGCTAGTGGACAGGTTCGTTATATTTTAATCGGTTCAACCAATGGTCAGCAACCAGAAATTGAAGAGTGGGTAACTGTTCATGGCATACTTGTACCAGATGTAGAATGGCAGACAAAGCCGGAGCATGAAAATATTGCACAGTATGGGGGGCAAAATTCACTGCAAAGGATGCCCATGCGGCTATACGAGTGTCATATTTAA
- a CDS encoding C1 family peptidase codes for MNRQVMLSDNRLVGTGWLPPLPDLRDYTEIHPKIETVIQKLKQSDSSVLPTKVDLRQWCSKIQDQGKLGSCTAHAAAGIIEYFERRSFSKEIGASRLFIYKNARNLRKVTGDQGAYLRDTMAALVTCGVPSESYWEYTDKDPDFDREPSSFIYAVADNYEALQYFCHDSLGMNQPSAEVLNSVKKYLVAGIPSMFGFYGFSSFTQSDIPGGIPYPGLGEQAQWGHAIVAVGYDDTIKIKNTKYNQETTGALLIRNSWGINWGEQGYGWLPYDYVLNKLATDFWSLLSMEWIDTDQFGI; via the coding sequence ATGAACCGTCAAGTAATGCTTTCTGACAATCGGTTGGTGGGTACGGGATGGCTACCGCCATTACCTGATTTGCGGGATTATACAGAGATTCATCCTAAGATTGAGACAGTAATACAAAAGTTAAAACAATCTGATAGTTCTGTGCTGCCAACTAAGGTAGACTTAAGACAGTGGTGCTCCAAAATACAAGACCAAGGAAAATTAGGTTCATGTACTGCCCATGCGGCTGCGGGTATCATTGAATATTTTGAGCGTAGATCTTTTTCAAAAGAAATCGGTGCTTCTCGGCTTTTTATTTATAAGAATGCTCGTAATTTAAGAAAGGTAACAGGTGATCAAGGTGCCTATTTACGGGATACTATGGCTGCTCTAGTAACCTGTGGTGTACCATCGGAAAGTTACTGGGAATATACTGATAAGGATCCCGATTTTGATAGGGAACCGTCCTCGTTTATATATGCAGTAGCAGACAATTATGAGGCATTACAATATTTTTGCCATGATTCGTTAGGTATGAATCAGCCATCTGCTGAAGTATTAAATAGCGTGAAAAAATATCTTGTAGCTGGTATTCCATCAATGTTTGGTTTTTATGGATTTTCCTCATTTACACAGTCGGATATTCCTGGTGGAATTCCTTATCCAGGTTTAGGTGAACAGGCACAGTGGGGACACGCAATTGTTGCAGTAGGTTATGATGATACTATAAAAATCAAAAATACAAAATATAATCAAGAAACGACTGGAGCTTTACTCATACGTAATTCCTGGGGAATTAATTGGGGTGAACAAGGTTACGGTTGGCTTCCATATGATTATGTTTTGAATAAGCTTGCAACTGATTTTTGGTCTCTTCTAAGCATGGAGTGGATTGACACCGATCAATTTGGTATTTAA